One genomic segment of Erysipelotrichaceae bacterium 66202529 includes these proteins:
- a CDS encoding PTS mannose transporter subunit IIC, with amino-acid sequence MDRHIILASHGNLAEGLYNALRIILGQEKLSNVAYLNCYMEDTQNVTKEIETMLNRYDDEILVFTDLFGGSVNTAFYSCMERKSFELIAGMNLPLLIETVLFQGTMQELIAHLKANSSQYIVFLNNTAPLAEDENF; translated from the coding sequence ATGGATAGACATATTATTTTAGCAAGTCATGGGAACCTTGCGGAAGGCTTATATAATGCATTACGTATTATTTTAGGACAGGAGAAGCTTTCAAACGTTGCATATTTGAATTGTTATATGGAGGATACACAAAATGTAACAAAAGAAATTGAAACAATGCTGAATCGTTATGATGATGAAATACTGGTTTTTACAGACTTGTTTGGTGGCAGCGTGAACACTGCATTTTATTCCTGTATGGAAAGAAAGAGCTTTGAGTTGATTGCAGGAATGAATCTGCCATTATTGATAGAAACTGTTTTATTTCAGGGAACGATGCAGGAGCTGATTGCACATTTAAAAGCGAATAGCAGCCAGTATATTGTTTTTTTAAATAATACCGCGCCGCTGGCCGAAGATGAGAATTTCTAA
- a CDS encoding SIS domain-containing protein, producing MLKFNEEEYLKGGAYTMSLLDSMKELAVQIHEKGYTNIFFIGIGGTWAQFHPIVYAMKKYSDADIYLENAAEFNVNGNRRLTKDSLVITASTSGNTKEVVEAIDICKKIGSHIVVFTGDPKSVLAKQADDLIQNNVADCEDSYLMFYLFVLKLLQLRGEFDDYDRFAEQMHKLHKNLVRIREEFDPIADDVAKRFYQEPYNIYTGSGMLWGETYLFTMCILEEMQWIRTKAVTSAEFFHGTLELLEPGMPVFVVKGEDNNRQLDERVERFCKKITDNVVVFDTRDYQFEGIDDKFRVLLSPCILTAILSDRLQKHYEKYTKHDLKYRRYYRKFEY from the coding sequence ATGTTAAAATTTAATGAAGAAGAATATTTAAAGGGTGGAGCCTATACCATGTCATTGCTGGACAGCATGAAAGAGCTCGCTGTTCAAATCCATGAAAAGGGCTATACAAATATATTTTTTATAGGAATCGGTGGTACATGGGCACAGTTTCATCCGATTGTTTATGCGATGAAGAAATATAGTGATGCTGATATTTATTTGGAAAATGCCGCTGAATTTAATGTAAATGGAAACCGTCGTTTAACAAAGGACAGTCTTGTAATAACCGCATCAACATCCGGAAACACGAAGGAAGTTGTAGAAGCAATTGATATTTGTAAAAAAATCGGTTCTCATATAGTAGTGTTCACAGGCGATCCAAAATCAGTGTTAGCTAAACAGGCCGATGATCTCATTCAAAATAATGTTGCTGATTGTGAAGACAGCTATTTGATGTTTTATCTCTTTGTCTTAAAGCTGCTGCAGCTGCGTGGAGAATTTGATGATTATGATCGTTTTGCTGAACAAATGCATAAGCTGCATAAGAATTTGGTAAGAATTCGTGAAGAGTTTGATCCGATTGCGGATGATGTCGCAAAACGTTTTTATCAGGAGCCTTATAATATATATACAGGATCCGGAATGCTCTGGGGAGAAACCTATTTATTCACCATGTGTATTCTGGAGGAAATGCAGTGGATACGTACAAAAGCAGTAACTAGCGCTGAATTTTTCCATGGTACTTTGGAGCTGCTGGAGCCTGGCATGCCGGTTTTTGTAGTAAAGGGAGAGGATAATAACCGTCAGCTGGATGAAAGAGTGGAAAGATTCTGTAAAAAAATTACGGATAATGTTGTTGTATTTGATACAAGAGATTATCAATTTGAGGGTATTGATGATAAGTTCCGTGTATTGTTATCGCCGTGTATCTTAACAGCTATTTTGTCAGACCGTTTACAAAAGCATTATGAGAAATATACAAAGCATGACTTGAAATATCGCCGTTATTATCGTAAATTTGAATATTAA
- a CDS encoding PTS sugar transporter yields MNLLITSILLSIVALIVNLDYFIGSSMLARPVVAGTLVGFVMGDLQTGIMTGAAIELAFIGSFSIGAAIPPDMVSGTILGTAFAISMHAGAEVALPLALPIATLVLIVKNLVHVVIMPAFATAADRSAEKGNYKTIMVISIVAGFVYILISQMIPVGLGFYFGADVIQSILNSIPKFVMDGLSIATGVLPAFGLALLLKPLLDKKSIIFFLLGFVLVVYLKLPLMAVAFLGLFIALVLTGYVHPEGLMMQSSSGQRGEEIDYESEEFE; encoded by the coding sequence ATGAATTTACTGATTACATCGATATTGTTATCCATTGTCGCTCTCATTGTAAATCTTGATTATTTCATCGGCAGCAGTATGCTGGCAAGACCAGTAGTTGCAGGGACACTTGTTGGATTTGTTATGGGGGATTTACAAACCGGAATCATGACAGGGGCAGCTATTGAGCTTGCATTCATCGGATCTTTTTCGATTGGTGCAGCTATTCCACCGGATATGGTGTCCGGTACGATCCTGGGAACAGCTTTCGCAATCAGTATGCATGCGGGAGCAGAGGTAGCACTGCCCCTGGCGTTGCCGATTGCAACCTTGGTATTGATTGTCAAAAATCTGGTTCATGTCGTCATAATGCCTGCATTTGCAACTGCAGCGGATCGAAGCGCTGAAAAAGGCAATTATAAAACGATTATGGTGATTTCCATCGTCGCAGGCTTTGTATACATTTTGATATCACAAATGATTCCTGTTGGGCTCGGTTTCTATTTTGGAGCGGATGTTATACAATCCATATTGAATAGCATACCGAAATTTGTTATGGATGGCCTAAGCATTGCGACAGGTGTTTTGCCTGCATTTGGACTTGCTTTGCTTTTGAAGCCGTTGCTGGACAAAAAAAGTATTATTTTCTTTCTGCTAGGCTTTGTACTTGTTGTATATTTGAAGCTTCCGTTAATGGCTGTTGCATTTCTAGGTCTGTTTATTGCCTTGGTACTTACCGGCTATGTACATCCGGAAGGACTTATGATGCAGAGCAGCAGTGGGCAAAGGGGAGAGGAGATTGATTATGAATCAGAAGAATTTGAATAA
- a CDS encoding response regulator, with product MKKVICVVEDEKAINDLVNQYLKKEGYEVRSYYTYEEASAHVMDDDVHLWILDIMLDDKSGFDLIEEIRLQGRDIPVIFMSARDKEFDRIIGLEKGSDDYITKPFSPKELVLRVNNVIKRVYKDDNNRIMVDGYELDEEQRKVFDHGVEIDLTTKEFDLLMLFIKNKGMAFNRDKILTSVWEENYFGSDRVVDDTLRRLRKKLPNLNIHTIYGYGYRLG from the coding sequence ATGAAGAAAGTAATCTGCGTTGTGGAAGACGAAAAGGCCATCAACGATCTAGTGAATCAGTATTTAAAAAAGGAAGGCTATGAGGTACGTTCTTATTATACATATGAAGAAGCAAGCGCACATGTAATGGATGATGATGTGCATTTGTGGATTCTGGATATCATGCTGGATGATAAGAGCGGTTTTGATTTGATAGAGGAAATCCGGTTACAGGGCAGGGATATCCCCGTTATTTTCATGTCTGCCAGAGATAAGGAATTTGACCGTATCATTGGACTGGAAAAGGGAAGTGATGACTATATTACAAAGCCCTTTTCTCCTAAGGAGCTGGTGCTGCGTGTAAACAATGTGATCAAGCGTGTTTACAAGGATGACAACAACCGTATTATGGTGGACGGTTATGAGTTGGATGAGGAACAGCGTAAGGTATTTGATCATGGTGTGGAAATCGATCTGACAACCAAGGAATTCGATCTGCTGATGCTGTTTATCAAAAACAAGGGAATGGCGTTTAACCGGGATAAAATTCTGACCAGTGTCTGGGAGGAAAATTATTTTGGAAGTGACCGTGTTGTGGATGATACTCTGCGAAGACTGCGTAAAAAGCTTCCAAATCTGAACATTCATACCATCTACGGTTACGGATACCGTTTAGGATAA
- a CDS encoding PRD domain-containing protein — translation MRNLDKLNIVLNQYFTKEQTAVFHMNLIKNFSLENVVENLTILNAKNLMDLVVDSVEKLIQSLKKSIDARTRIGIYIHICFLIERLVTKNEIHVDKDITEAFLEKNKRFIQITEQSFHNMLESYSVQLPVSEIKYLYDYIYIEEEQHG, via the coding sequence ATGCGAAATTTAGATAAACTTAATATTGTATTGAATCAATATTTTACAAAAGAGCAAACAGCTGTATTTCACATGAACTTAATTAAAAACTTTTCTTTAGAGAATGTTGTTGAAAATCTAACAATACTGAATGCAAAGAATTTAATGGATCTGGTTGTCGATTCTGTGGAGAAATTGATTCAGAGTTTAAAAAAGAGCATAGATGCCAGAACCAGAATTGGTATTTATATACATATCTGCTTTCTGATTGAGCGACTAGTAACCAAAAACGAGATTCATGTGGATAAGGATATCACAGAAGCATTTTTAGAAAAAAACAAAAGGTTTATACAGATTACAGAACAAAGCTTTCACAATATGCTGGAAAGCTACAGTGTTCAGCTTCCAGTTAGTGAAATAAAATATTTGTACGACTATATCTATATCGAGGAGGAACAGCATGGATAG
- a CDS encoding SIS domain-containing protein codes for MMKHLDMAYYVNLEAELLKHVMDTFHENTLPLKNLEYDFDQIVIFATGSSSNAAHAAKTLLSNVTCRNIEIKEPSMALNYDLYLNKKTLYFAISQGGHSSSTIEIVKAIQEHHASVYVITSDKQSPLAKLSKHVLLLDIQEDMPFVTAGESATIVFLWMIGLYLGKGLKSIQDQEEVEWIKNIYYLIEQLPTCISFVDEWFNQTREELCKAQRFLCIGYGASYGAAKEFETKFTETVRVPSAGFELEEFMHGPYIGIQKDDYIFLFDPYGKLTKRMVKLRNFLQNHCMHIFYFTLNKQDDDQSLCIPVQTEERLSCLLFNIVAHLTSWYISQLKRVDLSKSSYPDFDVMMKSKI; via the coding sequence ATGATGAAGCATCTGGATATGGCTTATTATGTGAACTTGGAAGCGGAGCTTCTAAAACACGTAATGGATACATTTCACGAGAATACATTGCCTTTAAAAAATCTGGAATATGATTTTGATCAGATTGTTATATTTGCGACAGGCTCCAGCTCAAATGCAGCACATGCGGCAAAGACACTGTTATCAAACGTAACATGTAGAAATATAGAGATCAAAGAGCCCTCTATGGCATTAAACTACGATTTATACCTAAATAAAAAAACACTGTACTTTGCAATATCACAGGGAGGACACAGCTCATCCACGATTGAGATTGTGAAAGCAATACAGGAGCACCATGCATCTGTATATGTGATTACCTCAGATAAGCAAAGTCCATTGGCAAAGCTATCAAAGCATGTTCTTTTGCTTGATATACAGGAGGATATGCCGTTTGTTACTGCAGGAGAAAGTGCAACGATTGTATTTCTTTGGATGATTGGTTTATATCTGGGAAAGGGCTTGAAAAGCATACAGGACCAAGAGGAAGTTGAATGGATTAAAAATATCTATTATTTGATTGAACAGCTTCCTACATGTATTTCCTTTGTTGACGAATGGTTTAACCAAACAAGGGAAGAGCTTTGCAAGGCACAGCGGTTTTTGTGTATTGGATATGGTGCCAGCTACGGTGCGGCAAAAGAATTTGAAACGAAGTTTACGGAAACAGTACGTGTTCCAAGCGCAGGCTTCGAGCTGGAAGAATTTATGCACGGGCCTTACATCGGCATCCAAAAGGATGATTATATCTTTCTATTTGATCCATATGGTAAATTGACAAAGCGTATGGTTAAGTTAAGAAACTTTTTACAAAATCATTGTATGCATATTTTCTATTTCACACTGAATAAGCAGGATGATGATCAATCGCTCTGTATCCCTGTACAGACAGAGGAGAGGCTTAGCTGCCTACTATTCAATATTGTTGCACATTTAACTAGCTGGTATATCTCACAGTTGAAAAGGGTTGATTTATCAAAATCTTCCTATCCTGATTTCGATGTGATGATGAAATCAAAAATTTAA
- a CDS encoding phosphoglucosamine mutase, whose translation MGKYFGTDGARGRANDTLTLDMAVRIGQYLGWYYGKTRHAKILIGKDTRLSSDMFEMGLAAGATSCGASVYLLGVCPTPAVSYLIQKEHFDCGIMVSASHNPFHDNGIKLFNGEGCKMNPEVELEVESYIDGLVQIEVAHNEKIGSVIEWDEGLELYESWLKEIVPMDLSGMNILLDLANGSATSCAAETLSELGATVEVIHSAPNGININTKCGSTHPEELQKMMKEGNYHVGFAFDGDADRLIAVDEDGNLIDGDHTMYICGCYMFDKGILHDDVVVTTVMSNLGLYHALKAKGLKYEQTAVGDKYVFECMKEHDYSIGGEQSGHIIFNAHANTGDGLLTAMKLLEIMVDTKKSLKELCEDLFIYPQLLVNTPVKDKHAALEDKELLAAVDAVAQELGDEGRILVRPSGTEPLVRVMVEAKTDELCAEYVNRIVDFIKEKGL comes from the coding sequence ATGGGAAAGTATTTTGGAACGGATGGTGCCAGAGGACGCGCCAATGACACGTTGACGCTGGATATGGCGGTAAGAATCGGACAGTATTTAGGATGGTACTACGGGAAAACGCGTCATGCGAAGATTTTGATTGGAAAGGATACGCGTCTTTCCAGTGATATGTTTGAAATGGGACTGGCAGCTGGTGCCACCTCCTGTGGAGCCAGTGTATATCTGCTGGGCGTCTGTCCAACTCCGGCAGTATCCTATCTGATTCAGAAGGAGCATTTTGACTGTGGAATCATGGTTTCCGCAAGTCACAATCCATTCCACGATAACGGCATTAAGCTGTTTAACGGAGAAGGGTGCAAAATGAATCCGGAGGTTGAGCTGGAAGTAGAGAGCTATATTGATGGATTGGTACAGATCGAAGTTGCACATAACGAGAAAATCGGAAGTGTTATCGAATGGGATGAGGGTCTGGAGCTGTATGAGTCCTGGCTGAAGGAAATCGTTCCGATGGATCTATCCGGCATGAATATTCTGCTGGATTTGGCAAACGGAAGTGCGACAAGCTGTGCTGCGGAAACATTAAGCGAGCTGGGGGCAACCGTTGAGGTCATCCATTCTGCGCCAAACGGGATCAATATCAATACCAAATGCGGCTCTACGCATCCGGAAGAGCTGCAGAAAATGATGAAGGAAGGCAATTATCATGTCGGCTTTGCCTTTGACGGAGATGCAGATCGCCTGATTGCAGTGGATGAAGACGGCAATCTGATCGATGGTGACCACACGATGTATATTTGTGGCTGCTATATGTTTGATAAGGGCATTCTGCATGATGATGTTGTTGTAACAACAGTGATGAGCAATCTGGGACTGTATCATGCTTTAAAGGCTAAGGGTTTAAAATATGAGCAGACTGCTGTCGGTGATAAATATGTGTTTGAATGTATGAAGGAGCACGATTATTCCATCGGTGGTGAACAGAGCGGGCACATTATCTTCAATGCGCACGCGAATACCGGAGACGGGCTGCTTACTGCCATGAAGCTGCTGGAAATCATGGTGGATACAAAGAAATCTTTAAAGGAGCTGTGTGAGGATCTGTTCATTTATCCACAGCTATTGGTGAACACACCGGTGAAGGATAAGCATGCGGCTCTGGAGGATAAGGAACTGCTTGCGGCGGTGGATGCGGTAGCGCAGGAGCTTGGTGACGAGGGTAGAATCCTTGTTCGTCCAAGTGGTACAGAGCCGTTGGTTCGTGTTATGGTGGAAGCCAAAACCGATGAGCTGTGTGCGGAGTATGTAAACCGCATTGTGGATTTCATTAAGGAAAAAGGACTATAG
- a CDS encoding arylsulfatase, with protein sequence MKQNVNVLLIVCDQFRGDALSFANHPDVKTPYLDSLAADGVFFSNAYSATPSCIPARAALLTGRSQKRHGRVGYLDEVEWRYQHYMAEEFSNSGYQTQCIGKMHVHPPRLTCGFQNLQLHDGYLGCYRNMQIPHWMHQDVTDDYLYDLRNALGEDADINATGAECNSWVTHPWIYEERLHPTNWVADRSIRFLKTRDRTRPFFLMSSFVRPHQPLDPPQTYFDMYKDKALRLPADGDWDPQEGCGTAGRISDSIYGCCDESMRLDAMAGYYASITHVDHQLGRILTALKEDGVYDDTIILFTSDHGEMLFDHHLWRKVFPYEGSTHIPFLMHIGKHIADVIPHTVNGITELRDVMPTLLDLCEIPVPDTVDGCSLKKCIFQEASFIRSYLHGEHSFHSQLSNHYIVTEQDKFIWYSETGVEQYFDLVHDPRETHNAIADTDKQKRIAKLRRILIEELQDREEGYSDGTRLICQKPVDLLSNVHDY encoded by the coding sequence ATGAAACAGAATGTGAACGTACTATTGATTGTCTGTGATCAGTTTCGTGGGGATGCTTTATCCTTTGCGAACCATCCGGATGTTAAAACCCCTTATCTGGATTCTCTGGCTGCGGATGGTGTCTTTTTCTCAAACGCATATTCTGCAACCCCAAGCTGCATACCGGCAAGAGCTGCCCTGCTCACCGGAAGAAGCCAAAAGCGTCATGGACGCGTTGGTTATCTTGACGAGGTGGAGTGGCGTTATCAGCATTACATGGCGGAGGAGTTTTCAAATAGCGGCTATCAGACGCAATGTATAGGCAAGATGCATGTACATCCTCCAAGACTGACCTGCGGGTTTCAGAATCTGCAGCTGCATGACGGCTACCTGGGTTGTTACCGCAATATGCAGATTCCCCACTGGATGCATCAGGATGTAACAGATGATTATTTGTATGATTTACGCAATGCACTGGGTGAGGACGCTGATATCAACGCTACCGGTGCTGAGTGCAACTCCTGGGTAACACATCCATGGATATATGAGGAACGCCTGCATCCGACCAACTGGGTTGCTGATCGCAGTATCCGGTTTCTGAAAACGAGAGATCGGACAAGACCGTTTTTTTTGATGTCCTCTTTCGTCCGACCGCATCAGCCGCTGGATCCGCCGCAAACCTATTTTGATATGTATAAGGATAAGGCTCTGCGATTGCCCGCAGATGGTGACTGGGATCCGCAGGAGGGCTGTGGTACTGCTGGAAGAATATCCGATTCCATCTATGGCTGTTGTGATGAATCTATGCGTTTGGATGCTATGGCCGGCTATTATGCGTCTATCACGCATGTTGATCATCAGCTTGGCCGTATCCTGACAGCGCTGAAGGAGGACGGTGTTTACGATGATACGATTATCCTGTTTACCAGCGATCATGGAGAAATGCTGTTTGATCATCATTTATGGCGTAAGGTTTTTCCATATGAAGGAAGCACTCATATTCCTTTTCTAATGCATATCGGCAAACATATCGCCGATGTTATACCACATACCGTAAATGGTATTACTGAGCTGCGTGATGTCATGCCAACATTGCTGGATCTATGTGAAATTCCTGTACCGGATACCGTGGACGGCTGTTCTTTGAAGAAATGTATTTTTCAGGAAGCCTCCTTTATCAGAAGCTATCTCCATGGGGAACACAGCTTTCATTCACAGCTTTCCAATCATTACATTGTCACAGAGCAGGATAAATTTATCTGGTACAGTGAAACTGGTGTAGAACAATATTTCGATCTGGTACATGATCCCCGGGAAACGCATAATGCCATTGCGGATACAGACAAACAAAAACGAATTGCCAAGCTGCGCCGCATACTTATCGAGGAGCTGCAGGATCGTGAGGAAGGCTATAGTGACGGAACCAGGCTAATCTGCCAAAAGCCGGTTGATCTCTTAAGCAATGTACACGATTACTAA
- a CDS encoding PTS mannose/fructose/sorbose transporter subunit IIB, producing the protein MIQFVRIDHRLLHGQVLYSWLKSIVCDTILIANDSVAVSESKKNGLRLAKPANKKLVMKSIDDSIHAIQSGLTDKYHLFIVVESVHDVYRLVKGVSGITSINLGGTLATSKSRPVFSQINLDEHDIKELKEIAESGVEIEYRLVPGDTKVNVNKRLEDMKE; encoded by the coding sequence ATGATACAGTTTGTAAGAATTGATCATCGGCTACTGCATGGTCAAGTATTGTATTCCTGGTTGAAATCAATCGTATGCGATACTATTTTAATAGCAAATGACAGTGTAGCAGTCAGTGAATCAAAAAAGAATGGTTTGCGATTGGCAAAGCCCGCAAATAAGAAGCTCGTTATGAAATCTATTGATGATTCCATACATGCGATTCAGTCAGGACTTACCGATAAATACCATTTGTTTATCGTAGTTGAAAGTGTGCATGACGTATATCGTCTGGTAAAAGGCGTATCCGGCATTACCTCAATCAATTTAGGAGGAACACTGGCAACCTCAAAAAGCAGACCTGTATTTTCACAGATCAATCTAGATGAACATGACATTAAGGAATTAAAAGAAATAGCAGAAAGTGGGGTTGAAATAGAGTATCGGCTCGTTCCGGGGGATACAAAAGTGAATGTGAATAAAAGATTGGAGGATATGAAAGAATGA
- a CDS encoding PTS mannose transporter subunit IID has protein sequence MNQKNLNNSIITKKDLIGVFFRSFPIEWSWNYIKQQNLGYAYAMIPILNKVYKKKEDRIDAYQRHLEFFNITPWLSTIPLGITIAMEEARAKDTAHIDASAISNIKVALMGPISGIGDSMFWGTLRVIATGLSIGFAKQGNILGPILFLLAFNIPALLIRWFGLVYSFRLGEGFVDRMQENGFMQKLTFGATIVGLLVIGAMAGSLISLNVSYAIGEGETAQTLSQIADEVIPNFFPLLSVFGCFYLVKKNIRPQYIILLIAIVGIIGAYFGFLGVA, from the coding sequence ATGAATCAGAAGAATTTGAATAATAGTATAATAACGAAAAAAGATTTAATTGGCGTTTTCTTTCGTTCCTTCCCTATAGAATGGTCTTGGAACTATATCAAACAGCAGAATTTAGGGTATGCATATGCAATGATTCCTATCCTTAATAAGGTTTATAAGAAAAAAGAAGACCGTATTGATGCATATCAGCGGCATCTTGAATTTTTTAATATTACACCTTGGCTTTCTACCATACCTTTAGGTATAACAATCGCCATGGAGGAGGCTCGTGCCAAAGATACAGCACATATCGATGCAAGTGCCATCAGCAATATTAAAGTTGCATTGATGGGGCCAATTAGTGGTATTGGAGATTCAATGTTTTGGGGAACCTTGCGAGTAATTGCGACTGGACTTTCCATCGGCTTTGCAAAACAGGGCAATATTTTGGGACCTATTCTGTTTTTACTCGCATTTAACATTCCTGCCTTACTGATTCGCTGGTTTGGACTGGTATACAGCTTCCGACTGGGAGAAGGCTTTGTAGATCGCATGCAGGAAAATGGATTTATGCAGAAGCTGACATTTGGGGCAACGATTGTCGGACTTCTGGTTATCGGCGCCATGGCAGGCTCATTGATCTCTTTGAATGTTTCCTATGCGATTGGAGAAGGTGAAACAGCCCAGACATTATCACAAATTGCAGATGAAGTAATTCCTAATTTCTTTCCTTTATTATCGGTATTTGGGTGCTTCTATCTCGTTAAGAAAAATATAAGACCGCAATATATTATTTTATTGATAGCAATCGTAGGAATCATAGGTGCTTATTTCGGATTCCTTGGTGTAGCATGA
- a CDS encoding HAMP domain-containing protein: MKRFNEFVKRLSLTQQLFALIFFFVTFFAVFFFVYINGNVTTVIREQMYGTLDSTLQSWATSDDISYDQRQFIFSAAGIDSFMVRVSKTLDGRTQVTLAGKNTSDMNMDSNEGKSITEDIVRVNENCAAGDIRHGIVKKVSRDRDSYYSIYKVADGQLLVSKMYSDNMGKLENSLINSVVYITVIVVGFFFIIMMMWVLTLIHPLNQIRNYIERVKVGKDATLRVNRRDEIGELADALVSMREELRKQEKTKEEMIHNISHDLKTPIATIKSYGESIKDGIYPYETLEKSVDVIIENADRLEQKVHSLLFMNRVEYLISQDCEGIGSNMEEIVETVVQNTKVIRSDIHIQTDLQEVYFDGLAEPWRVVVENIIENALRYAKTTIDIHLNEEDGLTISNDGPCMDEDRLKVLFKPYEMGKGGKFGLGLSIVAKVVSANGYEVVGENMAEGVIFRIYKPEKPVKKGR, translated from the coding sequence ATGAAGCGTTTTAATGAATTTGTCAAACGGCTGTCTCTGACACAGCAGCTGTTTGCACTGATCTTTTTCTTCGTGACATTTTTTGCGGTTTTCTTCTTTGTCTATATCAACGGCAATGTTACCACGGTGATACGGGAACAGATGTATGGTACACTGGATTCCACACTGCAAAGCTGGGCGACGAGTGATGATATCAGCTATGATCAGCGGCAGTTTATTTTTTCAGCTGCAGGGATTGACAGCTTTATGGTACGGGTATCCAAGACGCTGGATGGGAGAACACAGGTAACACTGGCAGGGAAAAACACTTCTGATATGAATATGGACAGCAATGAAGGAAAATCCATAACAGAGGATATCGTCCGGGTGAATGAGAATTGTGCCGCAGGGGATATTCGCCATGGTATTGTGAAAAAGGTCAGCAGGGACAGGGATTCCTATTACAGCATTTATAAGGTGGCAGATGGTCAGCTGCTTGTAAGTAAGATGTACAGTGATAATATGGGAAAACTGGAAAATTCCCTAATCAACAGTGTCGTTTATATTACCGTGATTGTGGTCGGCTTCTTCTTCATCATCATGATGATGTGGGTACTGACACTGATTCATCCTCTGAATCAGATACGAAACTATATTGAACGTGTCAAGGTTGGTAAGGATGCCACCCTGCGGGTCAATCGCCGCGATGAAATAGGAGAGCTGGCAGATGCCCTTGTCAGCATGCGCGAGGAGCTGCGAAAGCAGGAAAAGACGAAGGAAGAAATGATTCATAATATTTCTCATGATCTGAAAACGCCGATTGCGACGATTAAGAGCTATGGGGAAAGCATAAAGGATGGTATTTATCCGTATGAGACCTTGGAAAAGAGTGTCGATGTTATAATTGAAAATGCAGACCGTCTTGAACAGAAGGTACATTCCCTGCTGTTTATGAATCGTGTGGAATATCTGATTTCTCAGGACTGTGAAGGAATCGGCTCCAATATGGAGGAAATTGTAGAAACCGTAGTACAAAATACGAAGGTGATCCGTTCGGATATCCATATACAAACCGATTTACAGGAGGTTTATTTTGACGGATTGGCAGAGCCATGGCGTGTTGTTGTTGAGAACATCATTGAAAATGCTTTGCGTTACGCAAAGACGACGATTGATATTCACTTGAATGAAGAGGATGGTCTGACAATTTCCAATGACGGTCCATGTATGGATGAGGATCGCTTAAAGGTACTGTTTAAACCATATGAGATGGGAAAAGGCGGGAAGTTTGGTCTAGGACTGTCGATTGTGGCAAAGGTCGTAAGTGCCAATGGCTATGAGGTTGTCGGTGAGAATATGGCAGAGGGAGTTATCTTCCGTATTTATAAGCCGGAAAAGCCTGTAAAAAAAGGCAGATAG